The Papio anubis isolate 15944 chromosome 5, Panubis1.0, whole genome shotgun sequence genome has a segment encoding these proteins:
- the SCGB3A1 gene encoding secretoglobin family 3A member 1, with product MGEAGPGGARTGYMKPRGQARASAGPQRAPSPCAMKLAAALLGLCVALSCGSAAALFVGSAKHVAQPVTELESGAEAAAGTLAKPLGTMADPLGTLNALGTLNPLGTLNLLKLLLASLGIPVNHLVEGSQKCVAELGPEAMGALKTLLGVLTMFG from the exons ATGGGCGAGGCCGGCCCTGGAGGGGCGAGGACCGGGTATATGAAGCCTCGTGGCCAGGCCCGGGCATCCGCAGGTCCCCAGCGCGCCCCGAGCCCCTGCGCCATGAAGCTCGCCGCCGCCCTCCTGGGGCTCTGCGTGGCCCTGTCCTGCGGCTCCG CTGCTGCTTTGTTTGTGGGTTCGGCCAAGCATGTGGCCCAGCCTGTCACTGAGCTGGAGTCAGGAGCAGAGGCCGCGGCCGGGACCCTGGCCAAGCCCCTCGGCACCATGGCCGACCCCCTCGGCACCCTCAACGCCCTCGGCACCCTCAACCCCCTCGGCACCCTCAACCTGCTGAAACTCCTGCTGGCAAGCCTGGGCATCCCCGTGAACCACCTCGTAGAGGGCTCCCAGAAGTGTGTGGCTGAGCTGGGCCCCGAGGCCATGGGGGCACTGAAGACCCTGCTG GGGGTCCTGACGATGTTTGGCTGA